The sequence ATGTCTAACAAATCATCCTGAATCTGAAAAGCGATTCCTAAATATTTACCGTAAGCAGAAAGTGCTTTAATATCCTGCTTACTTCCGTTAACAAGGTAACCACCAAGCTCGCAGCACATTTGTGCAAGTGCAGCAGTTTTTTTACTAATCATTTCGATGTACTCATCCAGCGAAACATTTTTTCGAGTTTCAAATTGTGTATCAAGACTTTGTCCTTCGCAAACTTCTACCAATCCATGAGTAAATGCGTTTAGTGCTTCTCTGGCATTAACTTTACAATCCTTCAAAATGAACTCATAAGCAACTGCGAGCAGCGAATCACCTGCAAGAATTGCAGTATTCAAATTATATTTTTTATGAAGCGTTAAATTTCCACGCCGCAAATCAGCATTATCCATTATATCATCATGGACAAGTGTAAAGTTATGAAGCATCTCAACAGCAACAGCAGCATTGTAAACTTGCTTCGGTTTTCCTCCCACAGCCTTTGCAGAAAGGATCACAAGCAGAGGTCGTAAGCGCTTTCCGCTGCTTTCTAAAATATAAGAAGCAGGTTTGTAAAGTTCCGATGGCTGTCTATCTTTTAATGCTGTTGAAAGTCTTTGATCGATAATTTTTCTCTCTTTTTCGTAGATGAGAAAATATTTTTCCGCAACAGAAGGTTTCAAA is a genomic window of Ignavibacteriales bacterium containing:
- a CDS encoding polyprenyl synthetase family protein, with the protein product MKPSVAEKYFLIYEKERKIIDQRLSTALKDRQPSELYKPASYILESSGKRLRPLLVILSAKAVGGKPKQVYNAAVAVEMLHNFTLVHDDIMDNADLRRGNLTLHKKYNLNTAILAGDSLLAVAYEFILKDCKVNAREALNAFTHGLVEVCEGQSLDTQFETRKNVSLDEYIEMISKKTAALAQMCCELGGYLVNGSKQDIKALSAYGKYLGIAFQIQDDLLDITADKVDFGKRIGGDLIEGKKTFLFIVALEKAEGKDKEDLLKVIANKGIRSNQIEKYKQLYKKLGVIDDAKTAIRNYSNKALRSIENLSNKREVNIFRWLADSLIKRNK